In Aequorivita sp. H23M31, a single window of DNA contains:
- the ligD gene encoding non-homologous end-joining DNA ligase — translation MEIAGVEITHPEKIIFPEAKITKLEMVQYYQKVAKQMLPYMKDRPLTLHRFPNGIDKDGFYQKNASEYFPDYIKTIKVKTEDGENIQILCGNEKSLIYLANQGTVAFHIWLSKKDNLYKPDKVVFDLDPPKDSFEKVKEGAQITGDFLRSKGIDPNLMTTGQNGFHVWYKIQRRNTYDELKPKLLQLVQELEDKNPDLFTTAVRKNKREGKIFLDYLRNSYGQTSVCPYSLRANQNAGIATPIQWKDLKNIKSADQFNLTS, via the coding sequence ATGGAAATAGCAGGAGTTGAAATAACGCATCCCGAGAAAATTATTTTCCCCGAGGCAAAAATCACAAAATTGGAAATGGTGCAGTACTACCAAAAGGTGGCCAAGCAGATGCTTCCTTATATGAAGGACAGACCGCTCACCTTGCACCGTTTTCCCAATGGAATAGATAAGGACGGCTTTTATCAAAAAAATGCTTCAGAATATTTTCCAGATTATATTAAAACCATAAAGGTAAAAACGGAAGATGGTGAGAACATCCAAATACTCTGCGGTAACGAAAAAAGTTTGATTTACCTTGCCAATCAGGGAACGGTGGCTTTTCATATATGGTTATCCAAAAAAGACAACCTATATAAACCTGATAAAGTGGTTTTCGATCTAGATCCGCCAAAAGATTCCTTTGAAAAAGTAAAGGAAGGAGCGCAGATAACGGGAGATTTTCTAAGATCCAAGGGAATTGATCCCAACCTAATGACAACTGGACAAAATGGATTTCATGTATGGTATAAAATTCAGCGCAGAAATACCTACGACGAATTAAAACCAAAATTATTACAATTGGTACAGGAACTAGAAGACAAAAATCCTGATCTGTTTACGACAGCGGTACGAAAAAATAAGCGGGAGGGGAAAATTTTCCTAGATTATCTTCGCAATTCTTATGGTCAAACATCGGTATGCCCCTATTCGCTGCGAGCAAACCAAAACGCCGGAATTGCCACGCCCATTCAATGGAAAGATTTAAAAAATATTAAAAGTGCTGACCAGTTTAATTTGACAAGTTAA
- the ligD gene encoding non-homologous end-joining DNA ligase → MEKLKEILTSEEFKSLGKKPFPGFVQPMLATLTDEYFDDPKWIFERKLDGVRCLVTINDGKVTLYSRNENIMNEAYPEIVAALESHHYPNVIVDGEIVAFEGKTTSFQKLQGRIQLKDKELIEKSKVKVFLYLFDILHLESYDLTHLQLKSRKKILKTALWWSSPIRYTTHRNKNGIELLQEACNKRWEGLIAKDSQAKYVHSRSKNWLKFKCSKGQELVIGGFTEPQGGRIGFGALLVGYYEDGKLLFAGKVGTGFDDTFLRKWRKKFNKIEIEESPFKNQKINQGGNYHWIKPEYVGQFGFTEWTKTNKLRHPRFLGMRDDKEANQVVKES, encoded by the coding sequence ATGGAGAAACTAAAAGAGATTCTTACTTCCGAAGAATTTAAAAGTCTTGGAAAAAAACCATTTCCTGGCTTTGTACAACCCATGCTCGCCACCTTAACGGACGAATATTTTGATGATCCAAAATGGATATTTGAACGCAAATTGGACGGAGTTAGATGTCTGGTCACTATTAATGATGGCAAGGTGACTCTATATTCGCGAAATGAAAACATTATGAATGAAGCGTATCCGGAAATAGTAGCTGCTTTGGAAAGTCATCATTATCCCAATGTTATTGTAGATGGAGAAATAGTTGCGTTCGAGGGAAAAACTACCAGCTTTCAGAAATTGCAGGGAAGAATCCAATTAAAGGATAAGGAATTAATAGAGAAGAGTAAGGTAAAGGTATTTCTATATCTTTTTGATATTCTACATCTTGAAAGCTATGATTTAACCCATCTGCAATTGAAATCGAGAAAAAAGATTTTGAAAACTGCTTTATGGTGGTCGTCACCTATTCGTTATACTACCCATAGAAATAAAAATGGAATAGAGTTACTCCAGGAAGCCTGTAACAAAAGATGGGAAGGTTTAATAGCCAAAGATTCGCAAGCAAAATACGTTCATTCCAGGAGTAAAAACTGGCTAAAATTTAAATGTTCCAAGGGACAAGAACTTGTTATCGGCGGGTTTACTGAACCGCAAGGCGGGAGAATAGGTTTTGGCGCGTTATTGGTGGGTTATTATGAGGATGGGAAACTGCTTTTTGCAGGAAAAGTAGGAACCGGATTTGACGATACTTTTCTAAGGAAATGGCGCAAAAAATTTAATAAAATAGAGATTGAGGAAAGTCCGTTTAAAAACCAAAAGATTAACCAGGGTGGAAATTACCATTGGATCAAACCGGAATATGTAGGTCAATTCGGGTTTACGGAATGGACTAAAACAAACAAACTGCGCCATCCCAGATTTCTGGGAATGCGTGATGATAAAGAAGCCAATCAAGTTGTAAAAGAATCATAA
- a CDS encoding DNA polymerase ligase N-terminal domain-containing protein, translated as MKEQKNYQQKRDFSKTKEPKDDEGKSKKGKEPIFVIQKHDATNLHYDFRLEIDNTLKSWSVPKGPSTDPRVKRMAIPTEDHPIAYADFEGTIPKGQYGGGTVMIWDKGTFKNIKKDKNNNPIDLKKSYEMGTLEFQLDGEKLSGGYALIKMKSGNMKGNWLLVKMKDDEADARRNPVNTENKSVVTHRTMTQIAKEGEEE; from the coding sequence ATGAAAGAGCAGAAAAACTATCAGCAGAAAAGAGATTTCTCCAAAACCAAAGAGCCAAAAGATGATGAGGGAAAATCCAAAAAAGGAAAGGAACCAATTTTCGTGATTCAGAAACATGATGCCACTAATCTGCATTACGATTTTCGTTTAGAGATTGACAACACCCTAAAATCATGGTCGGTCCCCAAGGGGCCAAGTACCGATCCAAGGGTAAAGAGAATGGCAATTCCAACCGAGGATCATCCTATAGCCTATGCCGATTTTGAAGGTACCATTCCAAAAGGTCAGTATGGCGGTGGAACTGTAATGATTTGGGATAAAGGGACTTTTAAAAACATTAAAAAAGATAAGAATAATAATCCCATAGACTTAAAGAAATCTTATGAGATGGGAACCCTGGAATTCCAATTGGATGGCGAGAAACTTTCGGGAGGTTATGCCCTTATTAAAATGAAATCTGGAAATATGAAAGGTAACTGGTTGCTGGTAAAAATGAAAGATGATGAGGCCGATGCACGACGGAATCCGGTGAACACGGAAAACAAAAGTGTGGTTACCCATCGCACTATGACCCAAATAGCAAAAGAGGGAGAAGAAGAATAA
- a CDS encoding cation diffusion facilitator family transporter, which produces MTAKSNFAIYGAITANILIAVSKFIAAIFTGSSAMFAEGIHSIIDTGNGFLLLFGNKKSHRPKDRTHVFGYGMEIYFWSFVVSILIFALGGGFAIYQGIHSLQNPEIIQDPAWNYWVLIAAVFFEGTSLVIAIRSFRKQNPVGSLFSNIIKSKDPANFVIILEDSAAVSGLFIAFMGVFISNHFQNEYADGIASILIGCELLVVAIFLARETKGLLLGESATQTVLKKIQAILNESEFIREFGYPKTSHFGPTAILVIVEIVFKDVISLEDRYTAMEMLRNKIKDKCPEISQVYLQPVRKICSEKFIDSSTDIP; this is translated from the coding sequence ATGACAGCAAAATCAAATTTCGCTATTTACGGAGCAATAACGGCGAATATATTGATTGCAGTTAGCAAATTTATTGCGGCTATATTTACTGGAAGTTCAGCAATGTTTGCCGAAGGAATCCACTCCATTATCGATACGGGAAACGGTTTTCTTTTGTTGTTCGGTAATAAGAAATCGCACCGTCCCAAGGATCGGACGCACGTTTTTGGTTACGGGATGGAAATCTACTTTTGGAGTTTTGTAGTCAGTATCCTCATTTTTGCCCTCGGTGGAGGATTTGCGATTTATCAGGGCATCCATTCACTTCAAAATCCCGAGATCATACAAGACCCCGCTTGGAATTATTGGGTGCTTATTGCAGCAGTCTTTTTTGAAGGGACTTCCTTGGTGATAGCCATACGGAGCTTTCGAAAACAAAATCCCGTAGGTAGTTTATTTTCAAACATAATCAAAAGCAAGGATCCGGCGAATTTTGTAATAATTCTCGAGGATTCCGCCGCAGTAAGCGGGTTGTTCATAGCTTTTATGGGTGTTTTTATTTCCAATCACTTCCAAAACGAATATGCCGATGGAATCGCTTCCATTTTAATCGGATGCGAATTGTTGGTCGTGGCAATTTTTCTTGCTCGTGAGACCAAAGGATTGTTATTGGGCGAAAGTGCCACTCAGACTGTTCTAAAAAAAATACAAGCTATCTTAAACGAGAGCGAATTTATCAGGGAATTTGGCTATCCCAAAACAAGTCATTTTGGCCCAACAGCTATTCTCGTAATTGTGGAAATAGTTTTTAAAGATGTCATTTCCCTTGAAGATAGATATACGGCAATGGAAATGCTTCGGAATAAAATAAAAGACAAATGTCCCGAAATTTCCCAAGTCTATCTCCAACCCGTTCGGAAAATCTGTTCAGAAAAATTTATTGATTCTTCAACAGATATACCTTAA